GGCTCTGCTTTCACGTGTTGCTCACGCGACGGGCGGAGCGACTCGTCACGGCGGCCGAGCGATTTGCCGCGGGGGATCACTCGGCCTCGGCCGGCCTGACGGGGCAGGACGAGTTGGCCGGCATCAGCACGGCCTTCGATCGCATGGTCCACCAAGTGGCCGAGAGCCGCAATCGGCTGCAATCCGCGCACGATCAGCTCGAAGATCGCGTCGAACAACGGACCGAAGAGCTGATGGCGGCCAACGCCCAGTTGCGCCTCGAGGTGGCCGAGCGGCGCCGCACCGAGGCGGAGCTGCAGGTCGCCAAGGATCTCGCCGAGGCCGCCAGCCGTGCGAAGAGCGAGTTTCTGGCCAATATGAGCCACGAGATTCGTACGCCCCTCAATGGCGTGATCGGCATGGTCGACCTGCTGCTCGACACGCCCTTGAATGCAGAACAACGACGCTACGGCGAGATCGGCAAGACCTCGGCCGGACTGCTCCTCACCCTGATTAACGATATTCTCGATTTCTCGAAGATCGAAGCGGGTCGTCTCGAACTCGAATCCGCCGACTTCGACGCGGCCGACGTCGTCGAAGAGGTGGCGGTGATCCTGTCACGACCAGCCGAGGAGAAGGGGCTCGAGCTGGTCTGCGATGCGCGGCGCGGAGTCGAAACGCTCGTGCGCGGCGACGCGGCCCGGTTGCGTCAGGTGCTGGTCAACCTGGTGAACAACGCGATCAAGTTCACGCCCGAGGGGCAGGTGGCCGTGTTCGCCGACGTCGAGCACGCCGACGAGCACGAGCTCAAGTTACGCTTTACGGTTACCGATACCGGCATCGGCATTCCGGCGGAGCGCGCGGCCTCGCTCTTCGATCCCTTTACGCAGCTCGACGCCAGCACGACGCGCCGCTATGGCGGCACCGGGCTGGGGCTGGCCATTTCCAAACGCTTGACCGAGTTGATGGGGGGGAGCATCGGTCTCACCAGCGAGCCCGGCAAGGGGTCGATCTTCTGGTTTACGGCCCGCTTTGCTCGTGCGCAAGCGGTGCCGGAAAAGATTCTCCCTGACGTGAGCGTGCTGCGCGGGTGCCCCACGTTGGCGATCGACGACAACGCCACGAACCGCGAGATCCTGGCCGCCCACCTGGCCAGCCTGGGAGCCCGGTGTCAACTGGCCTCCAGTGGGCCGGAGGCCCTGGAGCTTTTGCGCACCGCGGCCAAGCGGGGCGAACCGTTCCGGCTGGCGATCGTTGACATGCACATGCCCGAGATGGATGGTCTCGAGTTCGGCGAGCGCGTGCAGGCCGAAGCGGCGGTGCGCGGCACGCGCCTGGTGTTGCTCACATCGGTCGGGCATCAAGCGAATCCCGGGCGGCTGCGCGCGGCCGGATTTGTCGCCAGCGCGACGAAGCCCCTCTGGCGTGGCGAATTGGTGGCCGTGCTCGTGCAGTCGTTAGGCGAGCTTCCCCCCATCGAGGAGCAGACGCAGCTACCCGTTGCGACGGCGGCGCGTGAGGAGAAACGCGGCCACGCCAGCGGTTCGCGCGGGCGAATCCTGGTCGTCGAAGACAACGAGGTCAATCAACAGGTGGCCACGGCACTGCTGCGCCAGTCGGGCTACACGTACGAGATCGCCTCCAACGGATTGTTCGCGCTCGAGCTCCTGGAACGGGATAAGTTCGACGCGGTGCTGATGGATTGCCAGCTTCCTGGCATCGATGGGTTCGAGGTAACGCGGCGTATCCGCGAACACGAAGCTCATCCGTCGACCGAGCCACCGCGGCGTCTGCCGATCATCGCCGTGACCGCCGGCGCCACCAAAGACGATCGCGATCGCTGCCATGCGGCGGGCATGGACGGTTTCGTCAGCAAGCCGATCGACCGTGTCCGGCTGTTGTCGATCCTCGAATCTCTCTTGAGCGAGCGCGACCCGCGGCAAGAGTCGAGTGGGGCAGACAACGGCGAGCTCGACGCCCCTTCTGGCGAGCACGGGCACGCGACGCTCGACCTGGACGCCACGATGCAGCGGCTCGGCGGCGATCGGCAGCTTCTCGGCGAGCTGGCCGAATTGTTCCGCACGACCGTGCCCGAACTGATGGGCGAGATCCACACCGCTGTGGAAACCGCCGACGCCCCCCGGGTCAAGCTGGCCGCCCACCGCCTGCGTGGCATGGCGGGCAATTTCGGCGCGGCCGCCACCATGGCAGCGGCCGCGCACTTGGAAATGTTGGCCGATTCATCGACCACCAATGGATTTGCCGAGGCTGCCGCCGATCTCCGCCACGAAGTCGAATGCCTGCTCGCGGCGCTTGGCGAACAGCTCGCACGCACGGACGTTGGCAGCCAGTAATCGCGGGGCAGTTCTACTTGATCGATTCGATCAACTGCGTGATCTGTTCTTCAGACATGGCCTCTTGGTCGGCAATGAGGATCAGGCCGGTCGGTCCCGACTTGCCTTCGAACGAGCCGACGACCTGCCAGGCTTCGCGATTGCTCCCCTCTTCCAGGCCGTGGCCGAAGTAGAACTTGGCCGGCTTGCCATTGATGACGAACTCACGTTCTTCGTATTGCTCGACGTGAATACGTTTCCCCTCGTGCCGACCTTGCTGCTCGAGTTGGTGCTCCATCTGGGCGCGAATCTGTTCGGCGTCGAGCCCGGCGAAGTCCATCGACATGAGCATCAACATCGTTGGCTCTTGCGGTCCGGTGAAGACGACGAACCGCACGTGCTGATCGGTAAAAGGCACCTTCAGGTTCATGGAGACTTCGGGCTTGAAGTCGGGGGGTACCGCGATCTCGGCGATCTGGCTGCGCACCTCTTCGATCTTCGCCGGATCCTGGCTGAGCGACTCCACGGCCGTCGAATACGCGAAGTAGGAGAAGAGCCCGAAGCCGCCGCAGCACAGCACGGACAGACCGCCAAACACGGCCAGCAGAATCAGGAAGACCTTCATCCCGGAGCCCATGCCAGCTTTGGCAGGTGGAGTGGCGCCGAAGTCGTTGGCTTGCGACATGAGAGTCATCCTTTTCGTCAAGCGAGGTTCGGGTTCAAGGCCAGGCGGGCAGCATTTTCCGCCCGCCCGAGCAGGGTGTCAACGACGCTCCCCAAATCTAGCATCGAATCGCGGGCTTGAACGGCGCGGTCCGGGAGCGTATCACGGCAGCGTGAGGAAAACGCTGGCAGCGGCGCCAACTGCGAAGCGAGGCGTGCTGCCCGGCTGGAAATCATCTCCTGAGCAGAGGGAAGCAATATGGCTCGTCATCGCCAGCGCGGCGTATCGCGTCGTCGTTTTCTCGCCACCGCGGCAGGGGCCACGGTGGCCACGATCGCGGCGCCGGCAGTCATTACCGCCGCCAAGACCGACAGCCGGGTGATTGTGGGCGAGGGAGACTATCGCTACGAGTGTCAGCACGACTGGCCGCAGCTCCCCAGTGAGTTCACCTGGCAGACGACGCACAACGTGGCGGTCGACAAGGCTGGCAATCTGTATGTGATCCATGAAGGGGACGCGAAGCTGGCGGATCATCCTTCGATCTTCGTCTTCGACGCCGACGGCAACTATGTCCGCTCCTTCGGTCAGCAGTTCCAGGGTGGCGGGCACGGCATCGAGGTCCACGAAGAAGATGGCCAGGAGTTCCTCTACGTCTGTGCCTATCAACAAGTCAAATCCTTCGCCAAGCTCGATCTGCGGGGAGAGGTCGTCTGGCAGAAGCACGCCCCCATGAGGTCGGGCAAGTACGCCGCGGACGAAGACACGATGCCCAAGAAGGTCTGGGGGCGCGATCGCTTCATGCCCACGAATTTCACTTTTCTGCCCGACGGAGACTTTCTGCTGGCCGACGGATATGGCTCGTTCTTCATCCACCGCTACGATCGCGATGGGAATTGGAAGTCTTCGTTCGGCGGACCGGGCGAGGGGCGTGGAACCTTCAATACGCCGCACGGTCTCTGGTACGACAACCGCCCCGGCGTCGAACCGAAGCTGGTCGTGACCGATCGCGCACATCATACGCTGCAACTCTTCACGCCGGCCGGAGAGTATCTCGAGACGTTCACCGGCTATGGCCTTCCGGCGAACGTCGACACGCACGGCGAGTTGATGGTCGTTCCCGAGTTGTTCGCGCGGGTATCGGTCCTGGACAAGAACTACCAGGTCGTGGCCCAGTTGGGAGACGACTCCGCGGCGATCCAGAGCGATGCTGGACGCACGATTCGCGCCCAGCCTTCGAAGTGGAAGCCCGGCAAGTTCGTGCATCCCCACGATGCCTGCTTCGATGCCGATGGCAATATCTTCGTGGCCGAATGGGTGGCCACGGGTCGCGTGACGCGGCTCAAGCGCTTGGCCTAGCTTCGGACGACGCT
This genomic stretch from Pirellulales bacterium harbors:
- a CDS encoding response regulator gives rise to the protein MSLKFLVPLVLLTFALVAGMFSITMNTRWAESQVAQYELSDLRETLAYLQGALEIPLERNELDQVRHLLSLLHVNSQIEGVMLFDDRHVCIAALHDEEMGRPASELLADVGRRANFDPDRQLLSLRTQKDSQIKYGLTNDQNSAVGLARIVVQDAGPNRHAARIGVLYLQYNLRDAFEAERRQVRLHTAQFGAFLVSAASLSWLCFHVLLTRRAERLVTAAERFAAGDHSASAGLTGQDELAGISTAFDRMVHQVAESRNRLQSAHDQLEDRVEQRTEELMAANAQLRLEVAERRRTEAELQVAKDLAEAASRAKSEFLANMSHEIRTPLNGVIGMVDLLLDTPLNAEQRRYGEIGKTSAGLLLTLINDILDFSKIEAGRLELESADFDAADVVEEVAVILSRPAEEKGLELVCDARRGVETLVRGDAARLRQVLVNLVNNAIKFTPEGQVAVFADVEHADEHELKLRFTVTDTGIGIPAERAASLFDPFTQLDASTTRRYGGTGLGLAISKRLTELMGGSIGLTSEPGKGSIFWFTARFARAQAVPEKILPDVSVLRGCPTLAIDDNATNREILAAHLASLGARCQLASSGPEALELLRTAAKRGEPFRLAIVDMHMPEMDGLEFGERVQAEAAVRGTRLVLLTSVGHQANPGRLRAAGFVASATKPLWRGELVAVLVQSLGELPPIEEQTQLPVATAAREEKRGHASGSRGRILVVEDNEVNQQVATALLRQSGYTYEIASNGLFALELLERDKFDAVLMDCQLPGIDGFEVTRRIREHEAHPSTEPPRRLPIIAVTAGATKDDRDRCHAAGMDGFVSKPIDRVRLLSILESLLSERDPRQESSGADNGELDAPSGEHGHATLDLDATMQRLGGDRQLLGELAELFRTTVPELMGEIHTAVETADAPRVKLAAHRLRGMAGNFGAAATMAAAAHLEMLADSSTTNGFAEAAADLRHEVECLLAALGEQLARTDVGSQ
- a CDS encoding peptidase codes for the protein MARHRQRGVSRRRFLATAAGATVATIAAPAVITAAKTDSRVIVGEGDYRYECQHDWPQLPSEFTWQTTHNVAVDKAGNLYVIHEGDAKLADHPSIFVFDADGNYVRSFGQQFQGGGHGIEVHEEDGQEFLYVCAYQQVKSFAKLDLRGEVVWQKHAPMRSGKYAADEDTMPKKVWGRDRFMPTNFTFLPDGDFLLADGYGSFFIHRYDRDGNWKSSFGGPGEGRGTFNTPHGLWYDNRPGVEPKLVVTDRAHHTLQLFTPAGEYLETFTGYGLPANVDTHGELMVVPELFARVSVLDKNYQVVAQLGDDSAAIQSDAGRTIRAQPSKWKPGKFVHPHDACFDADGNIFVAEWVATGRVTRLKRLA